Genomic DNA from uncultured Erythrobacter sp.:
CGCGGTGCAGTTCGGAATAGGCGGCAAGCGCAACCTCGTTGATCGGCGGTATAAAGCGTCCGGTCACGATCAGCGTCAGGAACAGCGCCTCTGAATAGAGGCCGAGATCATAGGTGGGCAGCAGGCGTCCTGCGATCACGATGTCGCTCTGACTCTGGACGATCCAGAACAGCTGACAGAGGGTAAGGGTGCCGCCGAACGTAACCAGATCCCACGCGCCGCGCGGATCGAAGATCGGGCGGACCAGCAGCCGCGCTGCGATCGACAGGCCGATGGCGCGGGTCACGAACATCGCGATTGGCGCATAGACCAAAGCCCAGACGCCGTAGTCGAACCACGCCAGCGTCAACGCAGTGACCGCTCCGATAACGGCAGTCGCCATATTGACCTGCCCCTGCTTCCGAAACTCAAGCCGCCTTGCGAGCAGCTCGCTGGGCAGGGCGGTGAAGGGGACTGTCAGAAAGATGACTGCCTGGATGCGCAGCATGTCAGCGACTAGCGGCTCACGGAAATAGGCGGCAGCTAAAGGCGCAGACACAAACTGGATCGCTGCCATCGAACCGTTGAACAGTAAGAGCAGGCCAAACACCTGCGCGATGCGTCGTTCATCAATGCGCTCGGTTTGCACCAGCGACGTCGCGAAGCTCGATCCGTTGAGGAACGCCAATGCGGTGATCACGACCTGGCTCATGGCAAACAGACCGTAATCCGTCGGCTCAAGCAGACGCACCACCAATATAGTGGACGTCCAGGTTATGATCTGCGCGGCCACCTGCGTTCCCCAGCGCCACGCGACGGCCGAGCGTACGCGCGTCGCAAAACCCGAATCGTGCGAATCCGATTCCCGATTCGAGTCGGCAGAGGAGCTTTCGGAGTGCATTTGCTGGCCAATAACCGCGAATGGTGAAGATTCTGGGCGTTTTCGGGTTCAAGAATGCCTCAAACCCGCGGGTCCTCTGGCTGAAAAGCGTTAACGGCCACTTGCAATCGCGGGGAGAGTACCCATTTTCACTGGAGAGACAGGGGCGAAAATCCGCAGAATTCAGCCATTCTTGCGCCTGTTTGAAATAAAATTGCAAAAAGGCGTTGACCGAATCTCGGACCGCGCCTAGATGACCTCCACCGACGCGGCGCTGACGGTTTCTAACCGCTGCACTGAGTTGGTCGCCAACATAAACGGATAGCCGGTCCCCCGGTGTAAATCGGGGAAGCCATCGCTGTCCGCTTCTTCATGTTGGTAGGCTCTTTGACATTGTTAGTTTTTGATGAAGGGACATGTGGGCGACGGCGCCAGGTCCGGGGGTTTTAAGGCTCCGGATACCTGTTTAATTTAAGCCGATTGCCACATCCTAGTTCGCCTCCACAGGCGGCTTGGGTGATGCATGTTCATTCGTATCCATTACGTTTGACAGTGCAGGTATCGGCTCCTTGAAGCTCATGCCAAGCAGGTTAGCGGGGTTTTCCCCGTGCTTGTTTAGTATGTGACACAAACTTGAGAGTTTGATCCTGGCTCAGAACGAACGCTGGCGGCATGCCTAACACATGCAAGTCGAACGAACCCTTCGGGGTTAGTGGCGCACGGGTGCGTAACGCGTGGGAACCTGCCTTTAGGTTCGGAATAACTCAGAGAAATTTGAGCTAATACCGGATAATGTCTTCGGACCAAAGATTTATCGCCTTTAGATGGGCCCGCGTTAGATTAGATAGTTGGTGGGGTAATGGCCTACCAAGTCGACGATCTATAGCTGGTCTGAGAGGATGATCAGCCACACTGGGACTGAGACACGGCCCAGACTCCTACGGGAGGCAGCAGTGGGGAATATTGGACAATGGGCGAAAGCCTGATCCAGCAATGCCGCGTGAGTGATGAAGGCCTTAGGGTTGTAAAGCTCTTTTACCAGGGATGATAATGACAGTACCTGGAGAATAAGCTCCGGCTAACTCCGTGCCAGCAGCCGCGGTAATACGGAGGGAGCTAGCGTTGTTCGGAATTACTGGGCGTAAAGCGCGCGTAGGCGGCTATCCAAGTCAGGGGTGAAATCCCGGAGCTCAACTCCGGAACTGCCCTTGAAACTAGGTAGCTAGAATACTGGAGAGGTGAGTGGAATTCCGAGTGTAGAGGTGAAATTCGTAGATATTCGGAAGAACACCAGTGGCGAAGGCGACTCACTGGACAGTTATTGACGCTGAGGTGCGAAAGCGTGGGGAGCAAACAGGATTAGATACCCTGGTAGTCCACGCCGTAAACGATGATAACTAGCTGTCCGGGCTCATAGAGCTTGGGTGGCGCAGCTAACGCATTAAGTTATCCGCCTGGGGAGTACGGTCGCAAGATTAAAACTCAAAGGAATTGACGGGGGCCTGCACAAGCGGTGGAGCATGTGGTTTAATTCGAAGCAACGCGCAGAACCTTACCAGCCTTTGACATCCTAGGACGGTTTCTGGAGACAGACTCCTTCCCTTCGGGGACCTAGTGACAGGTGCTGCATGGCTGTCGTCAGCTCGTGTCGTGAGATGTTGGGTTAAGTCCCGCAACGAGCGCAACCCTCGTCCTTAGTTGCCATCATTTAGTTGGGCACTTTAAGGAAACTGCCGGTGATAAGCCGGAGGAAGGTGGGGATGACGTCAAGTCCTCATGGCCCTTACAGGCTGGGCTACACACGTGCTACAATGGCATCTACAGTGAGCAGCGATCCCGCGAGGGTTAGCTAATCTCCAAAAGATGTCTCAGTTCGGATTGTTCTCTGCAACTCGAGAGCATGAAGGCGGAATCGCTAGTAATCGCGGATCAGCATGCCGCGGTGAATACGTTCCCAGGCCTTGTACACACCGCCCGTCACACCATGGGAGTTGGTTTCACCCGAAGATAGTGTGCTAACCTTTTAGGAGGCAGCTAGCCACGGTGGGATCAGCGACTGGGGTGAAGTCGTAACAAGGTAGCCGTAGGGGAACCTGCGGCTGGATCACCTCCTTTCTAAGGATTTTCACGAAAGCGCCGATGCTAGTCATTGGAAGAGCTTCGTGATCTCCAAAGAACATTGCCGTCGTCCTCATGTCCTTTCATCAATCGGAAACAACGCTTCAGGGTGTTGTTATCCTGA
This window encodes:
- a CDS encoding lipopolysaccharide biosynthesis protein → MAAQIITWTSTILVVRLLEPTDYGLFAMSQVVITALAFLNGSSFATSLVQTERIDERRIAQVFGLLLLFNGSMAAIQFVSAPLAAAYFREPLVADMLRIQAVIFLTVPFTALPSELLARRLEFRKQGQVNMATAVIGAVTALTLAWFDYGVWALVYAPIAMFVTRAIGLSIAARLLVRPIFDPRGAWDLVTFGGTLTLCQLFWIVQSQSDIVIAGRLLPTYDLGLYSEALFLTLIVTGRFIPPINEVALAAYSELHRAKKSLGPYFLRTARMVMMVSAPIYVGLALTSEAAILTLFGDKWAGMIPVVGGLAMVMPAFALQLICSPVTNAMGRPKVYLSTSMAGAFIMPIAFLWGVNGGLFGDETGAMGLVHAWWIAAPALCIFTLTMTLPRIGVSPLALLRELAPIALACAAMVIAVIGVQRFASFGVPWLDLAWNGFVGASVYAATFWFGYKPLVLETWALLRNRETSPEPIPSPA